Proteins from a genomic interval of Gossypium hirsutum isolate 1008001.06 chromosome A09, Gossypium_hirsutum_v2.1, whole genome shotgun sequence:
- the LOC107888559 gene encoding uncharacterized protein, with translation MWSFASKCIAGTVGLKNDSLRQTRAASECSDDESSSAVSRDEGLDCPICCESFNIVENVPYVLWCGHTLCKNCILGLQWAVMKFPTLPIQLPLFISCPWCNLLSFRLVYRGNLKFPRKNYFLLWMVESMNGDRLMSHSSFSEDRQPDLSSNNSLPVGNQVTRCNHRRAYHHHSESSGSTQNRTHLTGYFNLERIHTVLRKSLVFFVHLTAKFPLIIIFLLIILYAVPASAAILALYILITILFAFPSFLILYFAYPSLDWLVKEIIT, from the coding sequence ATGTGGAGTTTTGCATCCAAATGCATCGCTGGAACTGTTGGATTGAAAAATGATTCTCTAAGGCAAACGCGTGCTGCATCGGAATGTTCAGATGATGAAAGTTCTTCAGCAGTTAGCAGGGATGAAGGTTTAGATTGTCCGATATGCTGTGAATCCTTCAACATTGTCGAAAATGTGCCGTATGTTTTATGGTGTGGTCATACCCTTTGTAAAAACTGCATTCTAGGACTTCAATGGGCTGTCATGAAATTCCCTACTCTACCAATCCAACTTCCACTTTTCATCTCTTGCCCGTGGTGCAATCTCTTGTCATTTCGTCTGGTTTATCGAGGAAACCTCAAGTTCCCTCGGAAGAACTATTTTCTACTTTGGATGGTTGAGAGCATGAATGGTGATAGACTAATGTCTCATTCTTCATTCTCAGAAGATCGTCAACCGGACTTGTCATCTAACAACAGTTTACCCGTTGGAAACCAAGTAACTCGTTGTAACCATCGAAGGGCATACCACCATCATTCTGAGTCATCGGGATCAACACAAAATCGTACTCATCTTACCGGTTACTTCAATTTGGAAAGAATACACACTGTCCTTCGGAAATCTCTGGTGTTCTTTGTACATCTGACTGCCAAGTTCCCATTAATCATCATATTTCTCTTGATCATCCTTTATGCAGTTCCTGCTAGTGCGGCCATCTTAGCCCTGTACATACTTATAACCATTCTCTTTGCTTTCCCTTCGTTTCTTATCTTATACTTTGCATATCCGAGTTTAGATTGGCTTGTGAAAGAGATCATCACTTGA